A genomic region of Xiphophorus couchianus chromosome 18, X_couchianus-1.0, whole genome shotgun sequence contains the following coding sequences:
- the mrap gene encoding melanocortin-2 receptor accessory protein: MFRSTSALHSSNRTASYFSKNDTIVPGNSTSAPLYEWEYYLDYLDPVFVDESQLKYHKYSIVIILWVSLAAFVGFLFLILNLMSLSVKLPKINKSKVKRHHKSSTASPASADSGDGSDGCLNPR; encoded by the exons ATGTTCAGATCGACTTCGGCTCTTCACTCTAGCAACAGAACAGCAAGCTATTTCTCCAAAAATGACACTATTGTTCCGGGGAACTCCACCAGTGCTCCTCTGTATGAATGGGAGTACTACTTGGATTATCTTGATCCTGTTTTTGTGGATGAGAGCCAGCTGAAATAccataaat acTCAATTGTCATAATACTCTGGGTATCTCTGGCTGCTTTTGTGGGATTtctctttctcattttgaaCCTAATGTCTCTCAGTGTGAAGTTGCCAAA GATAAACAAATCTAAAGTTAAGCGTCACCACAAAAGCTCAACTGCTTCACCTGCTTCGGCTGATTCTGGAG ATGGCTCCGATGGCTGTTTGAATCCTCGTTGA